TCGTCGGCCTCCACCCGGGGGCAGGACGCCTCGACCACCACGTGGACGACGACGGGCAGCCCGTCCACCGGTCCGCGTCCGGCGTCGACGAGCTCCGGGTCGTCCTGACCGCTGCCCGAGCACCCGGTGACGAGCAGGCCGACGAGCGCGAGGACCCCGCCGACGGCGAGGAGCCTCGACCCGAGCAGACCCGACACCGCCGCAGCCCCCACCGCCGAGCGGGTCAGGTCTGGGGCGCGGTCCACTGCTCCCAGCTCAACACCCAGTCCCCCAACCCGTTCGTCAGCTCCATCGCACGATCCGTCCCCGTCACCTCCACCACATCCCCCCGCCGAGACAGGTCGAAGAACCACTTCGCATTCGCATCCGAGACGTTCAGACACCCGTGCGAGACGTTGCGGTGCCCCTGCGCAGCCACCGACCACGGCGCCCCGTGCACGAACTCCCCCGAGTTCGCGATCCGCGTGGCCCACTTCACCTGCGTCGCGTAGTCCTGCCCCACCGTGCGCCCGTCCATCAAGAAGTCCGCGTGCTTCTCCAGCACCAGGTGCACCCCAGAACGCGTCACGAACGCCGGATCCGCATCCTCCCGACCCGCCGAGATCGGGATCACCCGCGCCACCGCCCCGTTGACCCGCACCGTCATCTGGTGGGAATCCGTATCAGCGGTCGAGACGTGCGCATCCCCCACCGAGAAGTCCGCCGCCCGGTCCGAGGACCCCCACCGACCCCCCACCCGCACCTGCGTCATCGGCGCCTTCACCGACACCGCCGTCCCCGCCGGCCAGTACACCCGCGGACGCCAGTGCACCTCCGAGTCCGTCACCCACCGCCACGCACCCTCCACCGCCGACCCGTCAGGGGCCTTCGTGCTCACGGACACCGCGCCGGTCACCCCCGCACGGTCAGCCACCGGCACCGGCACCGCGAAGATCAGCGCCACCGGCATCCCGACACCCACCACCTCACCGTCCAGCGGCATCATCTTCACCCCCGCCACCTGGTCGGCCCCGGCCACCGTGAACGACAACCGCGCCGACACCGGCTGGCCGCCGGCCCCCTCGCCGGCACCCGCCGCCGTGGCGACCGCCGTGTAGGAGGCGCCCCTGTCCAGCGCCTCCGCCGGAGACCACGCGCCGTCAGCGGCCGAGGCACCCGCGACCTGCGTGCCGTCGGCGGCGGTGACCACCACCGACTGCAGCGCACCGCCGCTCACCGTGGGGCGCACCACCGGCCGCGTCGAGGTCACGTCGCCGGCTGCGGCGGCGTCGACCCCGTCCACGGCGAGGGACACCCGCACCGGCGGGGCTGAGGACGACGACGGCGCCGGCGCCGAAGCTCCCGCTGCCGCGGAACCCGCAGCAGGCGACGGACCGCACCCGGCCAGGAGCCCCCCTGCGCCCGCGACCCCACCGGCGAGCGCGAGCAGGAACACCCGGCGGGTGGCACCGCTGGCACCCCCGACGTCACCGGACCGCGCTCTGCGCTGCTCAGCGGCCACGTCCACCCCTGCCCTTGCGGCGCAGCGGCGCCGCCGTCGCGAAGAGGGTGGTCACGCCGACGGCCGAGGCCACCCACACGACGGCGGCCACGTCGAGCAGGGCGCTCACAGGGCCCACCGCCCCGACACGGCAGCCGCCCCGACGACCCCGCCGGTCGCCTCGTGAGCGGTCCACGCGGTGCCGCACCGCTGCGCCAGGCGGCGCAGGTGCTCCAGCACCAGCAGCTGCCCGGGGGTCCACGCGGCGCAGGCGGTCTCGTCGACCTGCAGCTCGAGCGCGCCGAGCTGCAGGGCGCGACGCACCTGCACGGCGAACGGGCCGAGGTCGTCGCCCCTGCTCAGAGGGGGCGCGGTGAGCGCCACCACCGGGCAGGGCGCCTGCGCGCTGCGGTGGCGGGGTCGGGGAAGGTCGAGGACGTGCACGGACGTGGGACGCGGTCGCAGGCTCTGGCGTTGCACTCTCGGAGTTCGGAGCCGTCAGCCCTGGGGGAAGGCCAGAGCCAGCACGAGAACGGCGGTCGCAGCCGTCACGACCACCAGCTGCAGGTAGGCGGTGCGTCGCTTGTAGCGGCGGACCTCGCTCGTCGAGCGCATCAGACGTTCCTCCACCACTGTCGAGCTCCAGGCCGCGCTCCGCGGGACGCGGGGCCGACCCCGTCAGGCTGCCGCGCCGGCGGTGGCGGGCGGATCAGCCTGGGAACGGGTCCGTGGGCACCCCCGTCATCCTGCGGACGTACACCGTGCGGGGACGACGCGCGTCGTCGTCGTCCTCGTCGACAGCGGACGGCGAGCGGTCAGGCGGAGCGGCCGGGCGCGTAGGCCTGCGCCACGGAGGCGCGGGAGAAGACGTGCCAGGTGCTGGCGCTCACTGCGAGCGCCAGCCCGAAGCCCACCCAGTACGGCGCGGTGAGGCCGGCGGCGGACGCCAGCGCCCCGCCCAGCAGGGCGCCGAGGAAGTTGCCGCCGGCGGAGACGAAGAGGGTGGCGCTGCCCACCCGGCCGAGCATCTCCGGCGGGGTGAGGCGCTGTCGCAGCGACGTGGCGACGATGCCCCAGAGCGACCCGTGCACGCCGAAGACCACGAGCACCACCCCCACCAGCACGGCGCTGGTCGACGCGGCGAGCACGAGGTGCAGGCACGCCTCGACGAGCAGGCCGATGCGGATGGTCCAGGTGGGGGTGGCCCAGGCGATGATCCGGTCACCGGCGGCGGCGCCGGCGAGGCCGCCGACGGCCATGCAGCCCAGCAGCACCCCGTAGCCGACCGGTCCCAGGCCGAGGCGCTGCTGCGCCACGAGCACCAGCAGCGCGAGCGCCGCGTAGTAGGTGAGGTTGAGCAGGCCGATGAGCAGGGCCATGGTGCGCAGCATCCGCTGCCGCGCCAGCCACCCGAACGCCTCGCCGACCTCCCCGAGCGCCACCTGCAGCCGCCCCGGGCCCCCTTCCGGCCGGGGACGGGCCGGGGCCGGGTAGCGACCCGGGAGGACCGCCAGCAGCGCCGCGCCGGCCACCATGGCCACGGCCGCGACGAGGAACGGCGCCCCGGCGGCCACGGCGAACAGTGCACCGGCCAGCGGTCCGGCCAGCACGCCGTTCATGAGCGTCGCCGAGCCGTACAGCCAGCCGTTGGCGCGCTCGAGGGACATCTCGCCCACCACGTCGGGCACCAGCGTGGAGCCGGCGATGCGGCTGACCACCTCGCAGGCGTTCACGGTGAAGAGCACCCCGTACAGCAGCGCCACTCCCCCGGCCCCGGCGACGACGACGGCGCCCAGGGCCACCAGCGCCGCGGCGCGCACGGCGTCGAGCACCACCAGCAGGCGCCGGCGGTCCACCCGGTCCACCAGCACGCCGCCGGGCAGCGCGAACAGCAGCCACGGGAGCCACGCGACGGCGAACGCCGACGAGACCACCAGCGGGTCGCTCGAGTACGTGGCCACCAGCAGCGGGGCGGCGATGAGCACCAGCCCGGTGCCCAGCGCGGAGGCCGAGGAGGAGGCCCACAGCCGCGCGAACCGCCCGTCGACGCCGCCCACCGCCGCGCCGCGTCCCCCCACGGCAGCAGTCTGCCGGTGCTGCTGCCGGTGCTGCTGGGCGGCCGGTGTGACGCCCGACAGGCAGAAGTCCCCAGGGGCGCCCCGACCGGGTCTCCTGCCAGGGTTCTGCCTGTCCGGCGTCACGGGCGGGAGGAGCACGGGTGGGCGAGTGGGAGCCGGTGACCGCCGGGAAGTCGGGCGCGCGGGTGTGGCGCGGCCGCGGCGTGCACCGCAAGCAGGACGCCCCCGAGCGGCTGGCGGCCGAGTCCGCCCGCCTGACCTGGCTGGGCGCGCAGGGGTTGCCGTGCCCGCAGGTCGTCTCCCTGGGCGAGTCCGGCCTGGTCACCACCACCGTTCCCGGCCGCCCCGCCACCCACCTCGACCCCGCCGCGCGGCCGCGCGCCACCGCCTCCCTCGCCGAGGTGCTGCGGGCCCTCCACGCGCTCCCCGTGACCAGCTGCCCCTTCGACGCCCGCCTGAGGACGACGACGACGGCCGCGCGGCGGCGAGCAGCCGACGGCCTGGTGGACCTGGCTGACCTCGACCCCGAGCACCGGGGCTGGTCGGCGGCGCAGCTGCTCACCGCGCTCGACGCGAGCCTGCCGTCGCAGGAGGAGCTGGCAGTCTGCCACGGAGACCCCGGCCTGCCGAACATCCTGTTCGACGACACCGGGGAGGTGACGGGCCTGCTCGACGTCGAGCGGCTCGGCGTGGCCGACCGGTGCCGCGACCTGGCGATCGCGCACCGGAGCACCCGCGACCGGCTCGGCGGGGCCGCCGCCGAGGAGCTGCTGGCGCACTGCGGTGCGAGCGCGCGCGATCGCGGCCTCCTGCCCTTCTACCGCCTGCTGGACGAGTTCTTCTGACGCCGGTGGGCGCGCCGAGGCAGGCCGCCGGAGCCGCTGCGCACCACGTGGACGGCCTCGCCCAGCACGCGCCGCAGGACCGTCAGCTGGTGCGCCGTCCACGTGGGCCGGTAGGAGTCGAGGTCGAAGAGGTAGGGGACGTTCGCCGCGACGAGCTTGTCGTAGCAGTGGTCCACCGACCGCCCGCGCGGGTTCCAGCACCCGCCGGTGCTGTGGCTGACGTCTCCGGCCCAGTTCCACAGACTGAGACCCGCCTCGACGTCCAGCCACGTCCTGCGGCGGGCGAGCCAGTCCTGCGCCGGCGTGAGGTCAGAGACCAGCGTGCTGCGGTCGCCCTGCTGGTCGGGGTCGTGCTCCCAACCACGTCTGAGGGCGTCCGCGAGGCACTCCTCCTCGGTCTCCCACGAGAGCACTCGGTCCCCCTGGGCGGCCACCGGGTCGGCCCACCCGTGCCCGACCGGGCCCCACCAGTACCAGCGCAGCTTCCCGTCGAAGCGGACGGCGCACGGCGCTCCGCGGCTCGGCACGACGAGAGGCGCTTCGTCTGGGCCGCCCAGGACGCCTCTGGTCACGGGCGGACGCTAGGCGGCCAGGCCTGCGCGAGGCGACGCGTTTTCGCTCGTCGGGTCGTCGTGCCCCAGGCTGGGTCGGGTACCACCGCGATCGACGAGGAGCGCCATGACCACCGCCGTCATCATCGGAGCAGGTCCGGGCCTGGGCGCCGCAGCAGCCCGCAGGTTCGGCGCTGAGGGCTTCGCCGTCGCCCTGGTCTCCCGCACCCAGGCGAACGTCGACGCGCTGGCCGACCAGCTGCGCGCCCGCGGCGTCGACGCCCGCGGCTACGCCGCGAGCGTGCGCGACCTCGGGTCGCTGCGCGAGGCGCTGCGCCGCGCCGCCGAGGACCTCGGGCCCGCGGAGGTGGTGCAGTACAGCCCCATCCCGCAGCCGGAGTTCCTGCGGCCGGTGCTCGAGACGGGCGCGGACGACCTGCGCGCCGCCGTCGAGTTCTCCATCCTCGGTCCGCAGGCGGTGGTGAGCGAGGTGCTGCCGGGCATGCGGCGGGCGGGCCGCGGGACGCTGCTGTTCGTCAACGGCGGCAGCGGCGCCCGCCCCAACCCCGCGGTGGCGGGCACGTCGGTGGCGTTCGCCGGGGAGAGCGCGTACGCGCGGATGCTGCACACGGCCCTCGCCGACGACGGTGTGCACGTCGGGCAGCTGATCATCCCCGGGGGCATCGAGGTGGGGCACCCCACGCACGACCCGGACGTCCTCGCCGGGCACCTGTGGCGGATGCACGCCGAGCGTGACGGGTTCCGCGTCTTCGCCGAGCCAATGCCTGACCTCCCCTGACCCCCGCCCCGTCCGTGATCATGGGCGGACGGCCACCGCACCCGGGGACCACGGCCCTGGCAGCCGCAAACGGCTTGCGCAGCGGATCACGATGGGGACGTGACGCGCCTGAGGGTGAGGAGCCGCTCTCCGGCTCAGCGGGTCCAGGGGTCCTCGGGGCGGCTGCCGCGGCTGAAGCCGAAGTGCTCGACCAGCGCCACCGCCTCGGGGAAGTGGGAGGCCAGCAGCTCGGGCACGTGCGCGTCGCTGCCGAACGTCACAGCCCGACCGCCCTCC
The sequence above is drawn from the Quadrisphaera sp. RL12-1S genome and encodes:
- a CDS encoding L,D-transpeptidase, with the protein product MDVAAEQRRARSGDVGGASGATRRVFLLALAGGVAGAGGLLAGCGPSPAAGSAAAGASAPAPSSSSAPPVRVSLAVDGVDAAAAGDVTSTRPVVRPTVSGGALQSVVVTAADGTQVAGASAADGAWSPAEALDRGASYTAVATAAGAGEGAGGQPVSARLSFTVAGADQVAGVKMMPLDGEVVGVGMPVALIFAVPVPVADRAGVTGAVSVSTKAPDGSAVEGAWRWVTDSEVHWRPRVYWPAGTAVSVKAPMTQVRVGGRWGSSDRAADFSVGDAHVSTADTDSHQMTVRVNGAVARVIPISAGREDADPAFVTRSGVHLVLEKHADFLMDGRTVGQDYATQVKWATRIANSGEFVHGAPWSVAAQGHRNVSHGCLNVSDANAKWFFDLSRRGDVVEVTGTDRAMELTNGLGDWVLSWEQWTAPQT
- a CDS encoding MFS transporter yields the protein MGGRGAAVGGVDGRFARLWASSSASALGTGLVLIAAPLLVATYSSDPLVVSSAFAVAWLPWLLFALPGGVLVDRVDRRRLLVVLDAVRAAALVALGAVVVAGAGGVALLYGVLFTVNACEVVSRIAGSTLVPDVVGEMSLERANGWLYGSATLMNGVLAGPLAGALFAVAAGAPFLVAAVAMVAGAALLAVLPGRYPAPARPRPEGGPGRLQVALGEVGEAFGWLARQRMLRTMALLIGLLNLTYYAALALLVLVAQQRLGLGPVGYGVLLGCMAVGGLAGAAAGDRIIAWATPTWTIRIGLLVEACLHLVLAASTSAVLVGVVLVVFGVHGSLWGIVATSLRQRLTPPEMLGRVGSATLFVSAGGNFLGALLGGALASAAGLTAPYWVGFGLALAVSASTWHVFSRASVAQAYAPGRSA
- a CDS encoding APH(3') family aminoglycoside O-phosphotransferase, which gives rise to MGEWEPVTAGKSGARVWRGRGVHRKQDAPERLAAESARLTWLGAQGLPCPQVVSLGESGLVTTTVPGRPATHLDPAARPRATASLAEVLRALHALPVTSCPFDARLRTTTTAARRRAADGLVDLADLDPEHRGWSAAQLLTALDASLPSQEELAVCHGDPGLPNILFDDTGEVTGLLDVERLGVADRCRDLAIAHRSTRDRLGGAAAEELLAHCGASARDRGLLPFYRLLDEFF
- a CDS encoding SDR family NAD(P)-dependent oxidoreductase, which encodes MTTAVIIGAGPGLGAAAARRFGAEGFAVALVSRTQANVDALADQLRARGVDARGYAASVRDLGSLREALRRAAEDLGPAEVVQYSPIPQPEFLRPVLETGADDLRAAVEFSILGPQAVVSEVLPGMRRAGRGTLLFVNGGSGARPNPAVAGTSVAFAGESAYARMLHTALADDGVHVGQLIIPGGIEVGHPTHDPDVLAGHLWRMHAERDGFRVFAEPMPDLP